A window from Rhea pennata isolate bPtePen1 chromosome 1, bPtePen1.pri, whole genome shotgun sequence encodes these proteins:
- the STARD13 gene encoding stAR-related lipid transfer protein 13 isoform X5, producing the protein MLLQKLYKEKAEIEAKEACDWLRAAGFPQYAQFYEDSQFPIDIAAVKKDHDFLDKDLVEPLCRRLNTLNKCASMKLDVNLQRKKSEDSDEEDLCAISNKWTFQRTSRRWSRVDDIDALFHRSDRHGSSGDIKMKNTTSSESVLTDLSEPEVSSIHSESSGGSDNRSQSGISSAVREICNCSGQHDVENTLLQDSTSVSTLLAPKDNLKNEKPTRTKAKTFLKRMETLKAKGMHGKLKGSGRTGPLEISGPVLQYEPKSLKDMHCVQIVNGDLQNLGQDSVKRGLSFSAKSSSDSSQSENSSSGVSTPCLKERKGHEANKRGGMYLEDLDVLAGTALRQVVDQNRKNEFHSQENLVVHIPKDHKPGTFPKALSIESLSPTDNSNNVNWRTGSISLGKQNCSTPKEAGLMACCPKESRVSIYDNVPGSHLYASTGDLLDLEKDVLFPHLDDILQHVNGLQEVVDGWSKNVLPGLPVDDMSLKESPSLPFQSPTQITLDFEGNSVSDGRTTPSDMDRDGTSLNESEATGGRDRRDSGVGASLTRPSRRLRWHSFQISHRLSHSIASLHISNQSAAQLNLLQKFSLLRLTAIMEKYSMSNKHGWTWSVPKFMKRMKVPDYKDKNVFGVPLIVHVQRTGQPLPQSIQQALRYLRSTCLDQVGLFRKSGVKSRIQALRQMNESSPENVSYEDQSAYDVADMVKQFFRDLPEPLLTSKLGETFLHIYQYVPAEQRLQAVQAAVMLMADENREVLQTLLCFLSDVTSVEENQMTPMNIAVCLAPSLFHLNIVKKESSPRVIQKKYATGKPDQKDLSENLAATQGLAHMIMECNKLFEVPHEMVTQSRNSYVDAEVHSPTLEELGKQVDEEGGNYQMYLESLMQTLQKEAKEKFKGWVTCSSLENTELAYKKVGDGNPLRLWKASVEVEAPPSVVLNRVLRERHIWDEDFLQWKIVESLDKQTEVYQYVLNSMAPHPVRDFVVLRTWRTDLPKGMCMLVAISVEHEEAPLMGGVRAIVMDSQYLIEPCGSGKARLTHICRIDLKGHSPEWYNKGFGHLCAAEVARIRNSFQPLIAEGPETKI; encoded by the exons AGTGAAGATTCAGATGAGGAAGACCTCTGTGCTATCAGTAATAAATGGACTTTCCAAAGAACCAGCAGGCGATGGTCTCGAGTGGATGACATCGATGCATTGTTTCACCGATCAGACAGACATGGGTCTTCTGGggacattaaaatgaaaaatacaacaaGCAGTGAGAGTGTCCTTACAGATCTGAGTGAACCTGAGGTCTCATCTATTCACAGTGAGAGCAGTGGGGGTAGTGACAACAGGAGTCAGTCCGGCATCAGCAGCGCTGTCAGGGAGATCTGCAACTGCTCTGGACAGCATGATGTAGAAAACACGCTTCTGCAAGACTCCACTTCAGTAAGCACTCTCCTGGCCCCCAAGGACAACCTGAAGAATGAGAAACcaacaagaacaaaagcaaaaacttttctgaaacGCATGGAGACATTAAAAGCAAAGGGTATGCATGGAAAACTAAAAGGCTCGGGAAGAACAGGTCCTTTAGAGATAAGTGGACCTGTTCTTCAGTATGAGCCAAAATCCTTGAAAGACATGCACTGTGTACAGATAGTCAATGGTGATCTCCAAAACTTAGGACAAGATTCAGTCAAAAGAGGACTCTCCTTTTCTGCCAAATCCAGCAGTGACAGCAGTCAGTCCgagaacagcagcagtgggGTGAGCACACCATGTCTGAAGGAACGCAAAGGTCATGAAGCAAACAAGAGGGGTGGCATGTATTTGGAGGACCTAGATGTTCTGGCAGGAACAGCCTTACGGCAAGTGGTAGACCAAAACcgaaaaaatgaatttcattccCAAGAGAACTTGGTTGTGCATATTCCCAAGGACCACAAACCAGGGACCTTCCCAAAGGCACTTTCTATTGAAAGCCTTTCACCTACAGACAACAGTAATAATGTAAACTGGAGGACAGGCAGCATCTCTTTGGGAAAACAGAACTGCTCTACTCCAAAAGAGGCTGGATTGATGGCTTGCTGTCCAAAAGAGAGCAGAGTTAGTATTTATGACAACGTGCCAGGTTCCCACTTGTATGCCAGTACTGGGGACCTCCTGGACTTAGAGAAAGATgtcctttttcctcatttagaTGACATTTTGCAGCATGTCAATGGACTCCAGGAGGTGGTAGATGGCTGGTCAAAGAATGTGTTGCCAGGTCTGCCAGTTGATGACATGTCCTTGAAGGAATCTCCATCATTGCCTTTCCAGTCACCCACACAGATCACACTTGATTTTGAAGGGAACTCTGTCTCTGATGGCCGAACCACACCAAGTGACATGGACAGAGATGGAACATCCCTGAATGAGTCAGAAGCCACCGGTGGTAGGGATAGGAGAGACTCTGGGGTGGGAGCATCTCTCACAAGGCCAAGCAG GCGTTTACGGTGGCATAGTTTCCAAATCTCTCATCGCCTAAGCCACTCCATAGCATCACTTCACATCAGTAATCAGTCAGCAGCCCAACTGAATCTACTGCAAAAATTCTCTCTACTTCGTCTTACTGCCATCATGGAAAAATACTCTATGTCAAACAAGCATGGCTGGACCTG GTCTGTGCCAAAGTTCATGAAGAGGATGAAAGTCCCTGACTACAAGGACAAGAACGTCTTTGGTGTGCCTTTGATAGTTCATGTCCAGAGAACCGGACAGCCTCTTCCCCAGAGCATACAGCAAGCACTGCGCTACTTACGCAGCACATGTCTAGATCAG GTGGGTCTGTTTCGAAAATCCGGAGTGAAATCCCGAATCCAGGCCTTACGTCAGATGAATGAGAGCTCCCCGGAAAATGTCAGTTACGAGGACCAGTCAGCATATGATGTGGCAGACATGGTAAAGCAGTTTTTCAGGGACTTGCCAGAACCTCTCCTCACAAGTAAGCTGGGAGAGACCTTTCTACACATCTACCAGT ATGTTCCTGCAGAGCAGCggctgcaggcagtgcaggcagcCGTCATGCTGATGGCAGACGAGAACCGGGAAGTCTTGCAGACGCTGCTGTGCTTCCTCAGCGATGTCACCTCCGTGGAGGAGAACCAGATGACTCCCATGAACATCGCTGTTTGCCTGGCCCCTTCCCTCTTCCACCTTAACATAGTGAAGAAGGAAAGCTCCCCAAG agtgatacagaaaaaatacGCAACAGGGAAACCAGATCAGAAGGACCTCAGTGAAAACCTGGCAGCTACTCAGGGACTTGCTCACATGATAATGGAATGCAACAAACTTTTTGAG GTCCCACATGAGATGGTCACCCAGTCTCGAAACTCCTATGTCGATGCTGAAGTGCATTCTCCCACTCTGGAAGAACTAGGGAAACAAGTGGATGAAGAAGGAGGGAACTATCAGATGTACCTTGAAAGTCTCATGCAGACTCtccagaaagaagcaaaagagaaattcaaaggATGGGTCACATGTTCCAGTTTAGAGAACACAGAACTCGCCTACAAAAAG GTTGGGGATGGGAACCCTCTAAGGCTTTGGAAAGCCTCTGTGGAAGTTGAAGCTCCCCCATCAGTTGTCCTGAACCGAGTGCTGAGAGAACGCCACATTTGGGATGAGGACTTCTTGCAGTGGAAGATTGTCGAAAGCCTGGACAAGCAAACGGAAGTTTACCAGTATGTTCTGAATAGCATGGCGCCTCATCCTGTCCGAGATTTTGTTGTTCTAAG GACGTGGAGGACCGACTTGCCAAAGGGGATGTGTATGCTGGTGGCTATCTCTGTGGAGCACGAGGAGGCCCCTCTCATGGGAGGTGTGCGAGCCATTGTGATGGACTCGCAGTACCTAATCGAGCCATGTGGCTCAGGAAAAGCCAGGCTGACCCATATCTGCAGAATTGACCTAAA agGACATTCCCCAGAGTGGTACAACAAAGGCTTTGGACATCTGTGTGCAGCAGAAGTTGCCAGGATCAGAAACTCATTTCAGCCTCTGATTGCCGAGGGACCAGAAACGAAAATCTGA
- the STARD13 gene encoding stAR-related lipid transfer protein 13 isoform X6, with protein MKLDVNLQRKKSEDSDEEDLCAISNKWTFQRTSRRWSRVDDIDALFHRSDRHGSSGDIKMKNTTSSESVLTDLSEPEVSSIHSESSGGSDNRSQSGISSAVREICNCSGQHDVENTLLQDSTSVSTLLAPKDNLKNEKPTRTKAKTFLKRMETLKAKGMHGKLKGSGRTGPLEISGPVLQYEPKSLKDMHCVQIVNGDLQNLGQDSVKRGLSFSAKSSSDSSQSENSSSGVSTPCLKERKGHEANKRGGMYLEDLDVLAGTALRQVVDQNRKNEFHSQENLVVHIPKDHKPGTFPKALSIESLSPTDNSNNVNWRTGSISLGKQNCSTPKEAGLMACCPKESRVSIYDNVPGSHLYASTGDLLDLEKDVLFPHLDDILQHVNGLQEVVDGWSKNVLPGLPVDDMSLKESPSLPFQSPTQITLDFEGNSVSDGRTTPSDMDRDGTSLNESEATGGRDRRDSGVGASLTRPSRRLRWHSFQISHRLSHSIASLHISNQSAAQLNLLQKFSLLRLTAIMEKYSMSNKHGWTWSVPKFMKRMKVPDYKDKNVFGVPLIVHVQRTGQPLPQSIQQALRYLRSTCLDQVGLFRKSGVKSRIQALRQMNESSPENVSYEDQSAYDVADMVKQFFRDLPEPLLTSKLGETFLHIYQYVPAEQRLQAVQAAVMLMADENREVLQTLLCFLSDVTSVEENQMTPMNIAVCLAPSLFHLNIVKKESSPRVIQKKYATGKPDQKDLSENLAATQGLAHMIMECNKLFEVPHEMVTQSRNSYVDAEVHSPTLEELGKQVDEEGGNYQMYLESLMQTLQKEAKEKFKGWVTCSSLENTELAYKKVGDGNPLRLWKASVEVEAPPSVVLNRVLRERHIWDEDFLQWKIVESLDKQTEVYQYVLNSMAPHPVRDFVVLRTWRTDLPKGMCMLVAISVEHEEAPLMGGVRAIVMDSQYLIEPCGSGKARLTHICRIDLKGHSPEWYNKGFGHLCAAEVARIRNSFQPLIAEGPETKI; from the exons AGTGAAGATTCAGATGAGGAAGACCTCTGTGCTATCAGTAATAAATGGACTTTCCAAAGAACCAGCAGGCGATGGTCTCGAGTGGATGACATCGATGCATTGTTTCACCGATCAGACAGACATGGGTCTTCTGGggacattaaaatgaaaaatacaacaaGCAGTGAGAGTGTCCTTACAGATCTGAGTGAACCTGAGGTCTCATCTATTCACAGTGAGAGCAGTGGGGGTAGTGACAACAGGAGTCAGTCCGGCATCAGCAGCGCTGTCAGGGAGATCTGCAACTGCTCTGGACAGCATGATGTAGAAAACACGCTTCTGCAAGACTCCACTTCAGTAAGCACTCTCCTGGCCCCCAAGGACAACCTGAAGAATGAGAAACcaacaagaacaaaagcaaaaacttttctgaaacGCATGGAGACATTAAAAGCAAAGGGTATGCATGGAAAACTAAAAGGCTCGGGAAGAACAGGTCCTTTAGAGATAAGTGGACCTGTTCTTCAGTATGAGCCAAAATCCTTGAAAGACATGCACTGTGTACAGATAGTCAATGGTGATCTCCAAAACTTAGGACAAGATTCAGTCAAAAGAGGACTCTCCTTTTCTGCCAAATCCAGCAGTGACAGCAGTCAGTCCgagaacagcagcagtgggGTGAGCACACCATGTCTGAAGGAACGCAAAGGTCATGAAGCAAACAAGAGGGGTGGCATGTATTTGGAGGACCTAGATGTTCTGGCAGGAACAGCCTTACGGCAAGTGGTAGACCAAAACcgaaaaaatgaatttcattccCAAGAGAACTTGGTTGTGCATATTCCCAAGGACCACAAACCAGGGACCTTCCCAAAGGCACTTTCTATTGAAAGCCTTTCACCTACAGACAACAGTAATAATGTAAACTGGAGGACAGGCAGCATCTCTTTGGGAAAACAGAACTGCTCTACTCCAAAAGAGGCTGGATTGATGGCTTGCTGTCCAAAAGAGAGCAGAGTTAGTATTTATGACAACGTGCCAGGTTCCCACTTGTATGCCAGTACTGGGGACCTCCTGGACTTAGAGAAAGATgtcctttttcctcatttagaTGACATTTTGCAGCATGTCAATGGACTCCAGGAGGTGGTAGATGGCTGGTCAAAGAATGTGTTGCCAGGTCTGCCAGTTGATGACATGTCCTTGAAGGAATCTCCATCATTGCCTTTCCAGTCACCCACACAGATCACACTTGATTTTGAAGGGAACTCTGTCTCTGATGGCCGAACCACACCAAGTGACATGGACAGAGATGGAACATCCCTGAATGAGTCAGAAGCCACCGGTGGTAGGGATAGGAGAGACTCTGGGGTGGGAGCATCTCTCACAAGGCCAAGCAG GCGTTTACGGTGGCATAGTTTCCAAATCTCTCATCGCCTAAGCCACTCCATAGCATCACTTCACATCAGTAATCAGTCAGCAGCCCAACTGAATCTACTGCAAAAATTCTCTCTACTTCGTCTTACTGCCATCATGGAAAAATACTCTATGTCAAACAAGCATGGCTGGACCTG GTCTGTGCCAAAGTTCATGAAGAGGATGAAAGTCCCTGACTACAAGGACAAGAACGTCTTTGGTGTGCCTTTGATAGTTCATGTCCAGAGAACCGGACAGCCTCTTCCCCAGAGCATACAGCAAGCACTGCGCTACTTACGCAGCACATGTCTAGATCAG GTGGGTCTGTTTCGAAAATCCGGAGTGAAATCCCGAATCCAGGCCTTACGTCAGATGAATGAGAGCTCCCCGGAAAATGTCAGTTACGAGGACCAGTCAGCATATGATGTGGCAGACATGGTAAAGCAGTTTTTCAGGGACTTGCCAGAACCTCTCCTCACAAGTAAGCTGGGAGAGACCTTTCTACACATCTACCAGT ATGTTCCTGCAGAGCAGCggctgcaggcagtgcaggcagcCGTCATGCTGATGGCAGACGAGAACCGGGAAGTCTTGCAGACGCTGCTGTGCTTCCTCAGCGATGTCACCTCCGTGGAGGAGAACCAGATGACTCCCATGAACATCGCTGTTTGCCTGGCCCCTTCCCTCTTCCACCTTAACATAGTGAAGAAGGAAAGCTCCCCAAG agtgatacagaaaaaatacGCAACAGGGAAACCAGATCAGAAGGACCTCAGTGAAAACCTGGCAGCTACTCAGGGACTTGCTCACATGATAATGGAATGCAACAAACTTTTTGAG GTCCCACATGAGATGGTCACCCAGTCTCGAAACTCCTATGTCGATGCTGAAGTGCATTCTCCCACTCTGGAAGAACTAGGGAAACAAGTGGATGAAGAAGGAGGGAACTATCAGATGTACCTTGAAAGTCTCATGCAGACTCtccagaaagaagcaaaagagaaattcaaaggATGGGTCACATGTTCCAGTTTAGAGAACACAGAACTCGCCTACAAAAAG GTTGGGGATGGGAACCCTCTAAGGCTTTGGAAAGCCTCTGTGGAAGTTGAAGCTCCCCCATCAGTTGTCCTGAACCGAGTGCTGAGAGAACGCCACATTTGGGATGAGGACTTCTTGCAGTGGAAGATTGTCGAAAGCCTGGACAAGCAAACGGAAGTTTACCAGTATGTTCTGAATAGCATGGCGCCTCATCCTGTCCGAGATTTTGTTGTTCTAAG GACGTGGAGGACCGACTTGCCAAAGGGGATGTGTATGCTGGTGGCTATCTCTGTGGAGCACGAGGAGGCCCCTCTCATGGGAGGTGTGCGAGCCATTGTGATGGACTCGCAGTACCTAATCGAGCCATGTGGCTCAGGAAAAGCCAGGCTGACCCATATCTGCAGAATTGACCTAAA agGACATTCCCCAGAGTGGTACAACAAAGGCTTTGGACATCTGTGTGCAGCAGAAGTTGCCAGGATCAGAAACTCATTTCAGCCTCTGATTGCCGAGGGACCAGAAACGAAAATCTGA